The nucleotide window CTTTGAGCAAGACAGAAATTTTTGGAAAAGATACCGTAGCGGCTGAATTTTCGTATCTTTCAGGTTCTTCAAGCATATGAATGTATTGATGAGATATCCGTTCTCCAAGCTGGGCGGTTTTCTCTGAAATAGAACGGACAGAATTACCCCCTCGCAAAGCTTTTAGCCTTTCACCTAGTTCTTTATCCCAGTAAATAGACGCAACGTATTTTGTATCCAACATAATGATTTTTTGTCTACCAGCACTTGCCATAATTTAACAGATTTTATATTCTATAGTTACTAGACAACAAAAGCGACCGCCTCCACTAATCTTGAACGAAGCGATCGCCCTTATTGTTTACATTGCCAGGCGCGTCAAAGATTTTGAAATCATGATGCGTAATTTTATGATGCCATATATTGCTAGTAACAGTAGACAAAGAATTTTGGTAAGTAAGAGTGCTGGCAAGTGTTTTGACGATTTTGTTAATCAACCTAATCGATGCCTAATTCTTAGTGGGCGAAAGTTATGCTGACACTAGACCGCTCCGAAACATCAGCTTC belongs to Nostoc sp. NIES-3756 and includes:
- a CDS encoding transcriptional regulator, whose protein sequence is MASAGRQKIIMLDTKYVASIYWDKELGERLKALRGGNSVRSISEKTAQLGERISHQYIHMLEEPERYENSAATVSFPKISVLLKALDSSIEEFLNTAVTIVSIPS